In Acidisarcina polymorpha, the DNA window CTGGCTCTGATGTCCTGCTTCCAAACCACCCGCTCAAAATGAATATCCCTGAGCTTTTATAAAGAGGATGCGCCTGCTCGAAAGGTTTACTGTATCTCCGGCAGACCGCTGAGCATCTTCTGCGAAACCGTACGCAGATAGGGGTTCTCGTCGGTATCGGCCACATTGTGGAGCACCTGGCGAACGCTGCTGTCGCTATCGACCGGCTGCAATAGAGCGACTGCTTTAAGCCGGACCTTGGGATCGGAGTCTTTTCGCAAAGCGTTCAAAATCACATTGCGAACGTTCCTGTCCTCTCCCACATAGGGCTGTAAGCCTTCAAGCGCCTTGAGCCGCACTTCGGCGTCTTTATCGCGCCGCAAAGCAGCTATAAGTGCATCGCGCTCCTGGCCGGCTTCGCACTGATGCCCGGCCCGGCACTCTCCGGCCAGCAACGCCACTGAATCAGAGCGGACACCGGTATCCAGATGGCTCGATGCGCCAATCAGCAGCATCTTCCGTATCTCGGGACTGTCGAGCGAACCGGTCATCGTCTCCGGAACCAGCCGTTCATAGGTGATCTTCACATCCTCCGACCCCGGCTCTTGCTCGATCCCGTGAATAGCACCGATATTCAAGCTGTCCTGAGCAGCATCGGCACCTTGGGAGATCGTTACGTGAGGCGTGATGGGAGCGGTTTTCTTCCCCATCCGATACCCTGCAGCGCCGCCCGTGCACAGTCCAATGATCAGCAATACCGAGGCCATCGCCGGGGCGGACTGGACGCGGGCGATGCCATTAAAAAGCCGGTCAATGACCTTCGTCATCCAACCACTGCGGGGAACCGCATCCAGCGCCTCTTCCAGCCGAAGCCGGGTGCGCGTCAGCAGATTCGGAGAGGGCTCCAGCATCGGGTAAAGCGACATTGCCTGACGGAGTCCCTGGACGGCTTCCATCTCCTTTCGACAATGCCCGCATTCGGAAAGGTGGCGTTCTAATCGGTGACTGGCGTCATCGGGCAATTCCCCGTAGATCGCCAGCGCAATATCCTGCTGCGCGGTTTCGCACTGTGATTCGTGCTTCATGGTGTTCCTTTGCTCCTGGCCTCAACGTAAAGTCGCCAAATTTGCTCTTAATTTTTTTGTCGCCCGGAAGAGCGTATTCTTGGCGGTCTCTTCCGTGGTGTTCAGCATTTCGCCGATGGTCCTTAATTTCAGACCCTGGTAATGCTTGAGTTCAAAAACCATGCGCTCGCGGGGAGTGAGAGTATCGAGTGCTGCCTTAATTCTTTCGCCCAGGAACTTGCGCTCCAGTTCGCGATCCGGATTGGCCATCGAGCGATCGTCCGACACATTGCTCAACAGATCGATCTGCTCCCCCGAAGAGTCAACCATCACCGCCTGATCTTCCCGCCGCGACTTCCTGCGGCGTAGATGATCCAGACAGAGATTAGTCACGATCCGGTAGAGCCAGGTGTAAAAGGAACATTCAAACCGAAAATTTCCGAGATACCGGTACGCCTTGAGAAACGCCTCCTGGTGAACATCCTGCGCATCCTGTTCCGAGCCCGTCAAATGCAAAGCCAGCCGCAGCACCGCCTGGTCATATTGACGAACCAGCGAGTCGAATGCCGGCCGCGAGCCCTGTTGGGCCTCGCGAATCAGTTCATTCTCGTTTTCGCGAGTCCGGGCATCGATGGCCATGCTAGAAGAGGATTGTAGCCTCCGCGGCTTGGTCGCTATTTGCGCGGGAAGGCGAAGGGCGTCGGTGGCCATGCGATCGTGCTCCTGTTTGGTTAAGGGACGGGTAGGTATTGAGTTGGTGAGCATAGAACAGCAAAATTCTTCTGGATTCCCCAAGTGCTCGATACCCAAAGATGGAAACTCCAATTTGAGCGAAAAGTTGTCGGCTGCGCAAACGCCGGCCGCTCGGCGACGCAAGACCGGGCGGTGACTCTCGTTCTAAACTTGTGAAATGGTTCAAAATAACGCAGAGAACGAAGGCGAAGAACTTTTCGCCCGCGCCACAAAAGCGGCTCCTGTTTTAGCATCAGCCGGTTGGATCACCGCCTATTGTGACGGCGGGTCGCGCGGCAATCCCGGTCCCTCTGGCTATGGCGTCTACCTCCAGGACGAAAGCGGAAAACCGCTCGCTGAATTGAGCGAATACCTGGGTAAGCAAACCAACAACTACGCCGAATACTCCGGTCTGCTGGCAAGCTTGAATTTCGCCCTGGAACATGGGCATTCGCGACTGCGGGTGGTCTCCGATTCGGAGCTCATGGTCAAACAGATCAAAGGCCAGTACCGAGTCAACAGTCCCGATCTGCGCCCGCTCTACGACGAGGCCAAACAGCGTATCGCCAGGCTCGATCAGTTCCAGATCCAGCACGTTTTACGAGGAAAAAACAAAGACGCCGACCGGCTAGCTAATCTAGCTATGGATCGGGGCGCCAACCGGGTCGCGTCGGCGCCCGCCGCAGGCTCCACCTTTCGCGCAGCAATCAAGGCAGTCGCCGGGAGCGGTCCCGCAAAGGATACTGCCCCCGCAGCGGTCAAACCTTTGCGCGGATTGGTCAAGGGAGGCGTCATCCACCTTCTGGGCGGCGAATTACCGGATGGAATTTTCGTGCGGGTGACGCCCGAAAGCAAGTAGCTTACCTGCGGGTGACGCCCGCTTCGCATCTCGACTTCAACCCACACGCGGTACTCCTCTCTTGCACTCTCGGGAAAACTGAGTGGAATACCGCCAGCTTCTACTTGAAATCGGCAGGAACCCCGTCCAATGAGATACGGCTGAGGGCCGCTATTTCGCCAAGCAAGCCTTGACCGCCTCACTCACGAGCTTTCCATCCGCGCGAACTCCGGCTTCCTTGATCCGCTCCTGCACCGCCTTCATCACCACCCCCATGTCCTTCGGCCCGGGGACGAAGCCACTGACCGCCAGGTCATCGATGGTGGAGACGACCAGCCTGCGAATTTCATCCTCGCCTGCTGCCTTGGGCATGTATTCCTCGATGAGCGCGATCTCCCCGGCCTCTTTCGCTGCCAGGTCGGGCCGGTTGCCCTTGGTGAACTGCTCGATCGAGTCCCGCCGCTGCTTAATCATGGTGGTGAGGATCTGGTAGGCCTCGGCGTCGGTCAAGGGCTCACGCTTGTCGATCTCCTTGTTCTTGAAAGCGGTCTTCATCATGCGAATCGTCAAAAGCCGTTCCGTATCCCGCGCCTTCATCGCCGCAATCATGTCCTGATCTACTTGCTTGACTACACTCACGACTGCTCCATTCTCGGTGTGCCCTACGGTATCTTGCCTGCTCTTTCAAGTACATGCCTTAGATGGGTGGCGGGTCAACCTCCAGGGTTCTTCGATTGGCGCACTGGTCCGGAACTTGCTGACGAGGCGCTTCACGGCCGGAGCGCAGCTGCACGATGCCGCCGCAGCGCGTCCAGGTGGACGAGCAGAGCGATGAGAGCGCCGGCGATCATACTCCAGGCACGTCGCTCGGCAAGCGCTGGCCCAGGATTCTGATTGAGGATGTGGCAGATTGAGGCTTCATTCTCCTGAAGCCGACGCATCTACCTAGAGATACGATCTCCACTGAGTTTGAGATCGGTTTAGGGAGATTGAGGATGCCGATCATCCTGGCTCTAAATCCGGGCAGCAACTCGCTGAAGTTCGACCTGGTTGAAGTTCACGACAAGCAGCAGTGCGCGAGCTTAGGTGACAAGCTGTTGAGCGGAAACATTGATGATATTGGCAAGAAGACCACGCTCAAGTTGATTCGAGATGGAGAGCAGATCGCCGAGACAGAGGGAGACTTTGGCGATTTTCACCAAGCCACCGAACAGGTCATTCACACCTTAGAAACCGCAGACTTCGAGAGAGTTCCCAAACTAGAAGGGGTCGACCTGGCAGCGGTACGGGTTGTCCATGGTGGTGACAGCTTCACCGCAGCAGTGAAATTTACAGACGATGTAGCGCGGACGATCGAGAGTCATGAGAAGCTGGCGCCGTTGCATAATGCCAACTCTCTCGAAATCATTCGCGCGGTTCAGAAAAAAGCGCCTACGTTGCCGATCGGTGTGGCCTTCGACACTGCCTTTCACCATAGCTTGCCCGAACATGCGTGGCGCTACCCGATCGAACGGAAGCTTGCCGACCGGTACGGCATTCGCAAGTATGGTTTTCATGGGCTGTCGCATCTCTACATGCTGGAGCAGTACGCACACTTGACCTCAAGGCCTCCAGACCGGATTTCGGCAGTCACCATGCACCTTGAGAGCGGTTCTTCGGTCGCCGCGATCCAAAACGGAGAATCTGTGGACACGTCGATGGGCTTCACTCCGCTCGAGGGACTGATGATGGGAACCCGTTGTGGGAGCATCGATGCGGCCATTGTGGGCTTCCTCATCAAAGAGGCGCAGATGACCGCGGACGAAGTGATGAAGGTGCTGGAGAAGGAATCCGGTCTGCTCGGTATCTCGGGGAAGAGTCTCGATACTCGCATTCTTCGCAAATCGAATGAGGAGGCCTCCAAGCTGGCGCTCGAAATGTTCGGCTATCGGGCCAGACAGTTCGTGGGCGCCTCCCTAGCGACGCTTGGTGAGGCGGAAGCCCTTATCTTCGGCGGAGGCATCGGGGAAAACACGCCCGAAGTTCGGCTCAATGTTTGTGATGGCCTAAAGGGATGGGGTGTGGTGCTGGACGAAGATAAGAATTGGGCGACCAGCGACGGAGACGTGCTCATCAGTGATCCTTCCTCGAAGATCGCTATTTGGGTCATTCATTCCGAAGAGGGCCTGCAACTTGCCCATGAATGCGCACACATATGAATTCCCGCTGCTGGCGAACTCCGTTGCTGCGAAGAGAATCCTATACCGGAATGGAGAGTTTATGCCTGGCTTGACTGGAGAAAGTGCCGCGCCATTTGTCCCGGAAGACCACTCGCTGGCCGTGTTGCGGGAAGCGATAAAGCAGTGCCGAGGCTGCGATCTCTATAAACATGCCACCCAGGCAGTATTCGGCGAGATAGAAGACAAAGGTGGGCACAAGCGACCGAATGTTTCGATCATGATGATCGGCGAACAACCAGGTGACCGCGAAGACGTGGAAGGAAGACCGTTCGTCGGCCCCGCCGGAAAGCTCCTTGATCGCTGCTTGAAGGAGGCGGCAATCGACCGGCTGGAGGTCTACATTACGAATGCAGTCAAGCATTTCAAGTGGGAGCCTCGCGGTAAATTGCGCCTCCACAAGAAGCCTTCGCTGACTGAAATTCGGGCCTGCCGGCCGTGGCTCGACGCGGAGATTGATGCGATGCGCCCAAGCCTGATCGTCTGTCTCGGAGCGACTTCCGCTCAGGGTTTGTTGGGTTCAAACTTCAAAGTGACTGTTGACCATGGAGTTGTACAGCAACTGATCGGGCTCCCTCCGATCATTGCCACCCTTCATCCCTCGGCAATCTTGCGCGCGGCTACTGAAGAGGACGGCCAGAGGCAGACGGAAACGCTCGTGAATGATCTTCGTGAGGCGAAGCGCGTTCTCAGCTCGCTTCCAGCAGCTTCTTGACCCGGGTTTGCAATGCTTGCGCATCGACCGGTGCTCGCACCTTCATGTCGTTGTCAAAGTAGACGAAGACGTCCCTCTTCTTACGCTTCGGGGCATCGATATCACCCGCCCTCTTCCCATCGCGAACTTCGCCGCCGGCCGCCCACGACGCGATGCGGCGCGCCCAGCGATCGAGTGCTTCGTCTTCATAACCGCTCGCATAAAGCTGTTCGCTGCCGTGCAGGCGGCAATAAACAAAATCTGCCGTCACGTCCATCAGCAGCGGCCACTCGACCGTATCGGCTACGACCAGGCCCACATCGTGATGGCGAAGCATTTGTATGAATGCGTCGCAGGCGAAGCTGTCATGGCGGATCTCGACCGCGTGGCGAAGGCGAAAGGAGCGCTTTACCTCAAGCCAGCTCCGCTGATCGAGACGCTTGTCATGAAGACGGCCGAGTTCGGCTGCTTCCTTTTGGGTCCTCGGAAGAAGTCTGAAGAAAGCGTCTAACTTTTCTGCTTCGAACTTGAAATTCGGTGGAAATTGCCACAGCACAGGGCCCAATTTCGGACCAAGGCGCAGGACGCCCTGCGCGAAGAAGTTCGCAAGTGGAACTTCGATGTTGCGCAACTTGAGCATATGGGTGATGTAGCGAGAGCCTTTGACGGCAAAAACAAAATCGTCCGGCGTCTCGGCACACCAGGTCTCAAAGCTGCTTGGTCGTTGCAGCGAGTAAAAAGAGCCATTCAGCTCGATGGTGTTGAAGCGGCGCGAGGCAAATTCCAACTCTCGTCGCTGGGCCAGGTTTTTGGGATAGAAAACACCACGCCAGCCCTTGTAGCGCCAGCCTGATATTCCGATTCGCACGTCCCCCGGCGCTTGTTTCAAACTCAAGCCTCTATGGCGCAAAAGATGACGATGAGATTAGTTTAGGATGCCTTAGCGAGGCCAAAGTTGGTCGGGGAGAGAGGATTCGAACCTCCGGCCCCCTGCTCCCGAAGCAGGTGCGCTACCAGGCTGCGCCACTCCCCGAACGTGTGAAAGGATGCTCCGGCGCGGGGTTCCTGGAAGGTCCTTCGATCGCCACAAGCAGTCTTAAGTGTAGCAGAAAGACCGCGTTCAGCACGACCTTCGCTAGAGGCCATCCGGGAGCGGTTGGACCCCCCGTCTCTGCCTCCTTCTGTCACAATTGAGGAGCCGTTGTCGTGAAAGTGAGGCGGCAGAGGAACGAAATCAGCTTCGAGATGACCCCACTCGACCAACTCGACCTTTCCGGCGTGCGGGTGCTGGATGGTGGCATGGCGACCGAGCTTGAAAAGCTGGGGTGCGATCTATCCGGCGCACTCTGGTCGGCGCGCGTCCTGCGGGAAGCACCGGAGAAGATAGCTGCGGTCCACTCCGCATATCTCGCTGCTGGCGCTGATTGCATCCTCACTGCCAGCTACCAAGTCTCAGCCGAGGCCTACGCGGACGCCGGACTCTCCCCGAAAGATGCTGAAATCGCCGCTGCTGCCGACCTGGTAAAGTCTGTCCAGATCGCAGAAGACGCCCGCGCCGGCTTCTTTCCGTCTTCTCGCCGCGAAGTCCTGATAGCAGCCTCGCTCGGCCCCTATGGGGCGGCGCTGCACAACGGCGCCGAGTACCACGGCAACTACGAGATTTCCCTTGACGAACTCGTGGCGTTTCATGCGCGGCGGGTGGCCGTCCTGGCGGGGACGAGTGCCGACCTCATCGCCTTTGAGACCGTCCCATCCTTTCAAGAAGCCAAGGCGATCGTCAAGGCACTCGCGCCGTTCTCGGAGATTGGGGGTTGGGTGACCTTCACCTGCAAAGATGAATCACGTGTCGCCCATGGGGAACCCATCTCGGAATGTGCCGCCTTACTCGACGCCGCGCCCCAAGTCGTCGCCGTTGGGATCAACTGCACGCCGCCAAACTTGGTGGCCGCGCTGCTCCGCGAAGTCAGGAGAGCCACGGACAAGCCGATCGTGGTGTATCCCAATTCCGGGGAAAGCTGGAATGGGGCAACACGAACATGGTCGGGCACGGCCGATCCGGCCGGGTTCGGGGAGCTGGCCGCTCAATGGGTGGATGCTGGAGCTCAGATTGTCGGTGGGTGTTGTCGTACCGGGCCGGCGCATGTGCGCACCATCCGCGAGGTTCTCGCGTGATCACGGGCGCCTGTTTGCCGGACACGATTTTGCTGACAGGCTTCAGATGAGCCAGAAGTCGGGTTCAAGTGTTAGGACGACCGGTCTTTCCCATGCGACAATAAAAATACCGCTATGAATTCAGAGTCGCCTACCGTGACTTTACCTCATGTGATGAGGATGGCTGCTCCTCCCGCGCCCACGAACGTCACCCCCGAGCTGCTGGCGCAGCACGGCATCACCGCTGAAGAATATGCGCGGATAGAAGCGGCGCTAGGCCGGGTCCCGAGCCTCACAGAGCTGGGCATTTACTCGGTCATGTGGAGCGAACATTGCTCCTACAAATCCTCCAAAGTTCACCTGAAGCGGCTGCCAACCAAGAGCGACCGCGTAGTTCAGGGGCCGGGCGAAAACGCCGGAATCATCGATGTCGGCGACGGCTGGGGCTGCGCCTTCAAGATCGAGTCGCACAACCACCCGTCCTATATCGAGCCATTTCAGGGCGCGGCCACTGGAGTCGGCGGCATCCTGCGCGATATCTTCACTATGAACGCGCGACCACTGGCGGTAATGGATTCGCTGCGCTTCGGGCCGATTTCGCCCGGGGAGTCTCCCGAAACCGCGTCCGATGTCATTCGGAAAAATCACACCATCATGGAAGGCGTCGTCAGCGGCATCGCTGGATACGGCAACTGCTTCGGCGTGCCGAACCTCGGCGGCGAGACGCGCTTCGAGCCTTGTTATTCGGGTAATCCGCTGGTAAACGCCTTTGCGCTAGGACTGGTTCGGCTGGACGAAATTTTTTACGCGAAGGCCACAGGTGTCGGCAATCCCGTGATCTATGTTGGCGCCAAAACGGGACGCGACGGCATCCACGGCGCCACCATGGCGAGCGAAGAGTTCAAGGAAGGCTCGGAGCAGAAGCGCCCCAACGTGCAAATGGGCGACCCGTTCATGGAGAAGCTCCTGCTTGAGGCCTGCCTCGAGGCGATGAAGACCGGCGCGGTCCTCGGCATTCAGGACATGGGAGCTGCCGGTTTAACGTGTTCGACTTGCGAGATGGGCGCGCGGGGCGGGGTCGGCCTTGAGATTGAGCTCGACAACATTCCGCAGCGAGCGACTGGCATGACCTCCTACGAGATCATGCTGTCCGAGTCGCAGGAACGGATGTTGCTGGTCGCTGAAAAAGGCCGCGAGCAGGAAGTTCTCAGCGTTTTTGCCAAGTGGGGCCTCGACGCGACCATCGCCGGCGAGGTGGTAGCCGAGAACCGGATGCGCGTCCGCCATCACGGCGAACTGGTCGCCGATATACCGAATGAATCGCTGACCGACGACGCACCGCTCTACCATCGGCCAGTCGGCACGTGGAAGGCTCCGGTACCGCTCGATCCACCGGCTGAAGTTCTGGCGGAACTGCAAAAGCCCCGCGACTATACCGCGGATTTGAAGAAGCTTCTTGGCTCGTCGAACATCTGTTCCAAAAGATGGGTCTTCGAGCAGTACGACTCGATGGTTCAGACGAACACGGTGCAAGGGCCGGGTGGCGAAGCGGGCGTTATGCGGATTAAAGGAACAAATCGAGGCCTCGCGATGGCGCTGGCCGGAAACAGCCGCTGGTGTTACCTCGATCCCAAGCTCGGAGCCATGCACGCAGTCGCCGAAGCCGCCCGTAAAGTCGCCTGCACCGGCGCAACTCCCGTAGCCGCAACCAACTGTTTAAACTTCGGCAACCCCGAAAAGCCCGAGATCATGGCCCAGCTCTCCGCCGCCATCGACGGCATTGGCGAAGCTTGTAAGGCGCTCGGGACCCCGATCACAGGCGGGAATGTTTCGCTCTATAACGAAACTCGGGGCGAAGGAATCTATCCGACTCCAGTGATCGGGATCGTTGGGATTATCGACGATGTGACGAAGGCTGTTGGGTCAAGTTTTTCTAACCCAGGCGATGTACTGCTCCTCATCGATGCGGGAGGGTCCGCAGGCCACACAGCTATACAGGAATTCGGCTCCTCCGAGTATGCCAAGCTCATTGTAGGCGCGCTTTGGGGAAGGCCGCCGTATATGAACTCGTGGGCATTGTCGGTCGAAGCTGAATTGCACCGAAGACTGGCGGCGCTGGCGAAGGACGGCTTGATCACCGCCGCCATCGATATCTCAGACGGCCTGGCTGTAGCACTTGCAGAAGGTTGTTTTGCACAGAAAACCGGAGTGGACATAAACCTTATCGGTTATCCAACGGAAGTGCCTTCTGTGCGCTTATTTTCAGAGGAGTGTTCGGGGCGTGTGATCGTAGCCTGCTCGCCTCACAATGTCGAAAAAGTCGAATCCGCCTTTCGCTCGGGCGCTCCTAACATATGGAAGATGGGCACGGTGACAGACGGAACGTTCCGCATTGCAATTTCGGTCTACGAGGAAACAGATCGAAATCAATTTAGGAAGGTCGACAGTGTTACTTATATACACACCGATATATCGGAGCTAGAGGCTGCCCACTCTGGCACCCTCTCGTCCCTCCTAACCGAGGTACACGCGTGAAGACTCCGCGCCTCTTGATGGAGGGTGTTCCCGGCGCGGAGCCGCTGGAAGCGCAGATCCTTCGACTACGCCGCTGCGCGGCTCCGCGCAGGAGGACAAAAGTTGTGGAGGACGACGCAGACACCCTCCACGAAGAGTGCGGAGTCGTAGCCATCCACGGCCATCCCGACGCCGCGCGCCAGGCCTATCTCGCCCTCTATGCCCTGCAGCATCGCGGACAGGAATCGGCTGGCATCGCCACCGCCGACTACAAGAACCTCTCGAACATCAAGGGCATGGGCCTGGTCGCGGACATCTTCACCGACGACGTGCTGGCCAAGCTGCCGGGCGAGATGGCCATCGGCCACACTCGCTATTCGACGACTGGCGACTCGGCGCTGCTCAACGCGCAGCCGATTCGGGTGGATTCGACCAAGGGCCTCATCGCCATCGCCCACAACGGCAACCTCGTCAATCTCGGCAACATTCGTACCCGGCTTGAACGCGACGGTGCGTTCTTCCAGACCACCAGCGACTCCGAAATCATCGTTCAACTGATCGCGCATTCCCACGCCGGAACTCTGGTCGACGCGATCGCCGACTCGCTTTCGCAGGTCGACGGGGCCTTCTCGATCGTGATGATGACCCGCGACCGCATCTTCGCTGCCCGCGATCCGCGCGGCTTCCGGCCGCTCTCGATGGGTCGCATCGTCAACCCGGACGGCCCCGACACGATCGTCTTCGCCTCCGAGACCTGCGCCTTCGATCTGCTCCGCGCCAAGTGGGAGCGCGATGTCAAGCCCGGGGAACTCGTCATGGTCACCCAGGATGGCGTCACCTCGCGGCAATATTCTACCGGCGTCCCCCAGACCAGCTGCATCTTCGAGCATGTCTATTTCGCGCGTCCGGACAGCCGTATCTTCGGCCGCTGGGTGCAGGAAAGCCGCGACCAGATGGGCCGCCAGCTCGCCCGAGAATCGGGCGTTCCCGCCGACCTGATCGTGCCGGTTCCTGATTCCGGCGTGACGGCGGCGCTTGGATACTCAGCCGAAAGCGGTATCCCGTTCAACTTCGGTTTGATTCGCAACCACTATGTGGGCCGCACCTTTATCGAGCCCGAGCAGCGCGTCCGCGATTTCGGCGTGAAGCTCAAGCTGAACCCCGTCCGCAACCTGCTTGAGGGCAAGCGAATCATCCTGATCGACGACTCCATTATTCGCGGAACCACGAGCCGCAAGATCGTGCGCATGGTTCGGCAGGCGGGCGCGAAGGAAGTCCATCTGCGGATCAGTTGTCCGCCAACGATCTCGCCATGCTTCTATGGAGTGGATACGCCGCGGAAGAAGGAGCTGATTGCGGCGAATAACTCCGTCGAAGAGATTCGCCGCTACATCGAAGCAGACACGCTGGCCTATCTCTCACTTGATGGCCTCGAACAGGCCTGTCACGGCGTCGAGAACAACCATTACTGCACGGCTTGTTATACCGGGATTTATCCTACCCAATGGGTCGACGTGGAAGACATCTTGCCGGCGGCGGTAGGCGCCCGGTAAGCTGCTGATCACTCTGCTGCAGCTTCCACCTGCATCCTGCGAACCGGTGCCGTTCTTCGGACCACTCAAGTACAACCCCACGTTGCAGCCACGCTTCCCAAGTCGGTGGAGGAACTGCTATGCCTGCAGCCAAAAAGGCCGCCAACAAGTCTACGACCAAAAAGTCCCCCGCCAAAAGTGCGAGCAGGAAGAGCGGCGGACGGAAGTATAGTCCCAAGGCCTCAGAGTCGGTCGAAACCGAAATGCATGAGATGAAGCGAGGCAAGCTGAAAACGGGGACGGGCAAGAAAGTGACGAACCCGAAGCAGGCGATCGCCATCGGATTATCAGAAGCGCGGAAGTCTGGGGTGAAGGTTCCGCCTCCACCGAAGAAGTCAGCTTTGGCGAAAAAGACCTCCACCAGGAAGAGCAACTAACCTTCGAGGCCGTCCTACTCTTTACTAGGCGACGAAGTTGAAGCAGCCGCGCTCGTTGACGGCGTAGAGGATGAGCTATCCGAACTGGACTTGCTTCCGTCACCTGCGGATTTCGATGAAGAATCCTTGCTTCCTTCGCTCTTGCTTGAGCCTTCACTCGAAGATTCGCTCTTGCCTCCTCCGTCGGCCTTCGGGGCAGCGGATGATTTCGAAGGATAGTCTGTCGAATAGAAACCCGAGCCTTTGAACTGCACGGCTGGTGCGGAGATGAGGCGTTCTACTGCGCCCTTGCATACCGGGCATTCCTTCTCGTCGGGCGCACTGAAGCTTTGGATCTTTTCGAAACGGTGGCCGCATGCAGTGCAGCGGTATTCATAAAGCGGCATTGGGGTACTCCTGCTTCTAAACCGATGGCAATGCTATGGACATCGTTTCGCTCGTCAAGGCGATCTGTAACAGTGGAACGCACTCTCTCAAAAAGAGCACACGCCAGCTTGACTTCAGTTCACCAGGCTTAGATGTCCAATCGCCTATACGTCAGTATTACAGATTCACCGATTAACATGGCGGCGCAAACAAGAGGCGCCGCCCAAGGTTAGGTTGACTTACGCTTCGTTGAGGGTGACGACGCCGGCCTGAACGATCCCGTCGGCTGATCGCAATGCCTCGAGCAATTTGGTGGTGACATTGCCGTCCACCTGCACCACCGCCAATGCGGAACCTTGCGGCACATGCTTGCTGCGCACCGATCGTCCTAGGGCAAAGTTGGCGATGTTCACATTGTGCTCGCCCAGGATTGTGCCGATGCGGCCGATGACTCCCGGAACATCGAGATTACGCAGCGACAAGAGCGTGCCTTGCAGCGGAGCCTCGATGTCGATGCCATCGAGGTTCAGCAGCCGAGGCGAGTTGCCATGCAGTACGGTTGCGCTCGCCGACGCTTCGACGGCATTGGTGTGCAGGACAATCTTGAGCACGCTGCCTGCGCCGCCGATGGCAGCGCTGTCCTTTTCTTCATGAACGCGAATGCCGCGCTCCTGAGCAACAGAGGCTGCATTGATGCGATTCACCGCTTCGGAATGAGACAAGATGCCCTGAATGGCGGCATTGCGAACCAGATCGGTTTTGGCTTCCGCGAGTCGTCCGCTATAGGTCAGATCAATGCTCTCGATGTTGCCTTGCAGGGAGTGTCCGAGAAACGTTCCCAGGCGTTCCGCCATTTCAAGGTAAGGCGCGACTTCCTGATATTCCTCATGTGAGAGGGAGGGCAAATTCACCGCATTCTGAACAACGCCATGCTTGAGATATTCGCGCACCTGCATGGCGATTTGGATACCGACCGCCTCTTGTGCCTCGGCCGTCGAACCCGCGATGTGTGGAGTGAGAATCACGTTCTCGAAACTGGTGAACGGGGAATCCTTCGGAGGCTCTTCGCGAAAGACATCGAGCGCCGCCCCGGCGACCTTGTCACTCTTCAACGCTTCGAGCAGCGCCTCATCGATAATCAACTCGCCGCGAGCGCAGTTG includes these proteins:
- a CDS encoding FmdB family zinc ribbon protein, which codes for MPLYEYRCTACGHRFEKIQSFSAPDEKECPVCKGAVERLISAPAVQFKGSGFYSTDYPSKSSAAPKADGGGKSESSSEGSSKSEGSKDSSSKSAGDGSKSSSDSSSSTPSTSAAASTSSPSKE
- the serA gene encoding phosphoglycerate dehydrogenase gives rise to the protein MKIVLAEKVSPATLAVFQQEPGWVVVTHDQIKNGLAAELADADALVVRSAVQVDDALLESAPKVRVIGRAGVGVDNIDADAATRRGMVVMNTPGANAVAVAELTIGLMLALGRQLPKANIGMHAGKWEKKSLNGSELRGKTLGILGLGRVGLEVAKRARVFGMELIGHDPYVSAAVAREAAIKLVSVEDLFKEADYLTLHVGLTPQTAGIINEASIATMKKGVRIVNCARGELIIDEALLEALKSDKVAGAALDVFREEPPKDSPFTSFENVILTPHIAGSTAEAQEAVGIQIAMQVREYLKHGVVQNAVNLPSLSHEEYQEVAPYLEMAERLGTFLGHSLQGNIESIDLTYSGRLAEAKTDLVRNAAIQGILSHSEAVNRINAASVAQERGIRVHEEKDSAAIGGAGSVLKIVLHTNAVEASASATVLHGNSPRLLNLDGIDIEAPLQGTLLSLRNLDVPGVIGRIGTILGEHNVNIANFALGRSVRSKHVPQGSALAVVQVDGNVTTKLLEALRSADGIVQAGVVTLNEA